A window from Pangasianodon hypophthalmus isolate fPanHyp1 chromosome 16, fPanHyp1.pri, whole genome shotgun sequence encodes these proteins:
- the LOC113530967 gene encoding uncharacterized protein LOC113530967 isoform X2 — translation MKILLIFTLSLISGPVGCVDVIGYSGGSIILISNVYSSSAKSNYICKVENRECTDIIRLNTGKNDFQVERFMLYKNTEGFLTAFIRKLKPQDAGMYRMGAGTQRYTDVTLKVVNDSCCAGPKIMNAYRGQNTSIICNYPAVYERDYKYIMKLDNDSVFNKAILDNGSKSQNSRFSISDDSSAKVLSVNISDVREADDGVYLCVGYNRADSVQYFSYFTEIQLHVRALTASPFNGAYSSSSPVIIISVCVCVALLLIGGLALMIYKLRHKRTQGSTPSSKDNEQVPPAACVYEEINNTNHASASDTELYMNASSPTDPDREIFSTVQPPQDQNLTYTTVSFQKNPDDAAVTFSKEESATEYATVQHTSRLE, via the exons ATGAAGATCCTCCTCATCTTCACCCTCTCCCTAATATCAG GTCCAGTGGGCTGTGTTGATGTGATTGGCTACTCAGGAGGAAGCATCATTTTAATCTCTAATGTCTACTCTAGTTCAGCAAAGAGTAATTATATTTGTAAGGTGGAAAACAGAGAATGCACAGATATAATACGTTTGAACACTGGAAAGAACGATTTTCAAGTGGAAAGATTCATGCtgtataaaaacacagaagGATTCTTAACAGCGTTTATCAGAAAGCTGAAGCCACAGGATGCTGGAATGTACAGAATGGGAGCAGGAACTCAGAGATACACTGATGTGACCCTGAAAGTTGTTAATG ATTCTTGTTGTGCGGGGCCAAAAATAATGAACGCTTATCGAGGACAGAATACCAGCATCATCTGTAACTATCCAGCGGTGTATGAGAGAGACTACAAGTACATCATGAAACTTGATAATGacagtgtttttaataaagCCATTCTAGATAATGGATCAAAATCTCAGAACAGCAGATTCTCCATTTCTGATGACAGCAGTGCTAAAGTTCTCAGTGTGAACATCAGTGATGTGAGAGAAGCTGATGATGGAGTTTATTTATGTGTAGGGTATAACAGAGCGGACTCAGTCCAGTATTTCTCCTACTTCACAGAGATTCAGCTGCATGTTAGAG cactgacagcGAGCCCATTTAATGGAGCGTATTCCA GTTCTTCCCCTGTTatcatcatcagtgtgtgtgtctgtgtggctcTGCTGCTGATTGGAGGATTGGCACTGATGATCTACAAACTGAGACACAAGAGAACACAAG GTTCAACACCTTCATCTAAAGACAATGAACAG GTCCCCCCTGCTGCTTGTGTCTACGAGGAGATTAATAACACCAACCATGCTTCTGCCTCAGACACTGAACTTTATATGAATGCTTCTTCGCCCACTGACCCTGACAGAGAGATCTTCTCCACAGTACAACCACCCCAAGACCAAAATCTCACTTACACCACTGTGAGTTTCCAGAAGAATCCAGATGACGCTGCAGTCACTTTCAGTAAGGAGGAATCTGCCACTGAATATGCCACTGTCCAACACACCTCAAGACTGGAATAA
- the LOC113530967 gene encoding uncharacterized protein LOC113530967 isoform X1, which yields MKILLIFTLSLISGPVGCVDVIGYSGGSIILISNVYSSSAKSNYICKVENRECTDIIRLNTGKNDFQVERFMLYKNTEGFLTAFIRKLKPQDAGMYRMGAGTQRYTDVTLKVVNDSCCAGPKIMNAYRGQNTSIICNYPAVYERDYKYIMKLDNDSVFNKAILDNGSKSQNSRFSISDDSSAKVLSVNISDVREADDGVYLCVGYNRADSVQYFSYFTEIQLHVRAALTASPFNGAYSSSSPVIIISVCVCVALLLIGGLALMIYKLRHKRTQGSTPSSKDNEQVPPAACVYEEINNTNHASASDTELYMNASSPTDPDREIFSTVQPPQDQNLTYTTVSFQKNPDDAAVTFSKEESATEYATVQHTSRLE from the exons ATGAAGATCCTCCTCATCTTCACCCTCTCCCTAATATCAG GTCCAGTGGGCTGTGTTGATGTGATTGGCTACTCAGGAGGAAGCATCATTTTAATCTCTAATGTCTACTCTAGTTCAGCAAAGAGTAATTATATTTGTAAGGTGGAAAACAGAGAATGCACAGATATAATACGTTTGAACACTGGAAAGAACGATTTTCAAGTGGAAAGATTCATGCtgtataaaaacacagaagGATTCTTAACAGCGTTTATCAGAAAGCTGAAGCCACAGGATGCTGGAATGTACAGAATGGGAGCAGGAACTCAGAGATACACTGATGTGACCCTGAAAGTTGTTAATG ATTCTTGTTGTGCGGGGCCAAAAATAATGAACGCTTATCGAGGACAGAATACCAGCATCATCTGTAACTATCCAGCGGTGTATGAGAGAGACTACAAGTACATCATGAAACTTGATAATGacagtgtttttaataaagCCATTCTAGATAATGGATCAAAATCTCAGAACAGCAGATTCTCCATTTCTGATGACAGCAGTGCTAAAGTTCTCAGTGTGAACATCAGTGATGTGAGAGAAGCTGATGATGGAGTTTATTTATGTGTAGGGTATAACAGAGCGGACTCAGTCCAGTATTTCTCCTACTTCACAGAGATTCAGCTGCATGTTAGAG cagcactgacagcGAGCCCATTTAATGGAGCGTATTCCA GTTCTTCCCCTGTTatcatcatcagtgtgtgtgtctgtgtggctcTGCTGCTGATTGGAGGATTGGCACTGATGATCTACAAACTGAGACACAAGAGAACACAAG GTTCAACACCTTCATCTAAAGACAATGAACAG GTCCCCCCTGCTGCTTGTGTCTACGAGGAGATTAATAACACCAACCATGCTTCTGCCTCAGACACTGAACTTTATATGAATGCTTCTTCGCCCACTGACCCTGACAGAGAGATCTTCTCCACAGTACAACCACCCCAAGACCAAAATCTCACTTACACCACTGTGAGTTTCCAGAAGAATCCAGATGACGCTGCAGTCACTTTCAGTAAGGAGGAATCTGCCACTGAATATGCCACTGTCCAACACACCTCAAGACTGGAATAA
- the LOC113530966 gene encoding uncharacterized protein LOC113530966, giving the protein MKILLIFTLSLISGPVGCVDVTGYSGGSIILISNLYWGSAKSNYICKVENRECTDIIRLDPGKNRGQVERFMLYKNTEGFLTAFIRKLKPQDAGMYRMGAGTQRYTDVTLKVVNDSCCAGPKIMNAYRGQNTSIICNYPAEYERDYKYIMKLGNDSVIKAILDPGSKSQNSRFSISDDSSAKVLSVNISDVREADDGVYLCVGYNRVDSVPYFSYFTEIQLHVRAALTASPFNGVHSSSSPVIIISVCVCVALLLIGGLALIIYKLRPKRTQGSTPSSKDNEQAPSVNENDLANLPPHEKLNFTMRLNHQKLDSFTSQSDSTYQTLDPLTNQSDSGYASLTHTTDQSHSHYQCLNTRTQTNSIYHTLHS; this is encoded by the exons ATGAAGATCCTCCTCATCTTCACCCTCTCCCTAATATCAG GTCCAGTGGGCTGTGTTGATGTGACTGGCTACTCAGGAGGAAGCATCATTTTAATCTCTAATCTCTACTGGGGTTCAGCAAAGAGTAATTATATTTGTAAGGTGGAAAACAGAGAATGCACAGATATAATACGTTTGGACCCTGGAAAGAACCGTGGTCAAGTGGAAAGATTCATGCtgtataaaaacacagaagGATTCTTGACAGCGTTTATCAGAAAGCTGAAGCCACAGGATGCTGGAATGTACAGAATGGGAGCAGGAACTCAGAGATACACTGATGTGACCCTGAAAGTTGTTAATG ATTCTTGTTGTGCGGGGCCAAAAATAATGAACGCTTATCGAGGACAGAATACCAGCATCATCTGTAACTATCCAGCGGAGTATGAGAGAGACTATAAATATATCATGAAACTTGGTAATGACAGTGTTATTAAAGCCATTCTAGATCCTGGATCAAAATCTCAGAACAGCAGATTCTCCATTTCTGATGACAGCAGTGCTAAAGTTCTCAGTGTGAACATCAGTGATGTGAGAGAAGCTGATGATGGAGTTTATTTATGTGTAGGGTATAACAGAGTGGACTCAGTCCCCTATTTCTCCTACTTCACAGAGATTCAACTGCATGTTAGAG cagcactgacagcGAGCCCATTTAATGGAGTGCATTCCA GTTCTTCCCCTGTTatcatcatcagtgtgtgtgtctgtgtggctcTGCTGCTGATTGGAGGATTGGCACTGATAATCTACAAACTGAGACCCAAGAGAACACAAG GTTCAACACCTTCATCCAAAGACAATGAACAG GCTCCTTCTGTTAATGAGAATGACCTGGCTAATTTACCCCCGCATGAAAAGTTGAACTTCACAATGAGATTGAATCATCAGAAACTGGATTCATTTAcaagccaatcagattcaacgTACCAAACACTGGATCCACTCACCAACCAATCCGATTCAGGTTATGCATCTCTGACTCACACCACCgaccaatcacattcacacTACCAATGTCTGAATACTAGAACTCAGACTAACTCTATTTACCACACCCTTCATTCTTAA